The genome window ATGCAATCGCCGGACATCAGGTAGAAATGCGTGGCCCGGGGGAAGCATTCCATCGCGGCGGTGAGCGTATCCAGCGTGGCCTGCACCAAAGACCATTCACCCCAGCCGCAGCGGGCGCGTTTGCGCGGGAAGGTAACGCTGGGGTTGTCGCCAAGGGCGGCGGTGATCTGGGCGTAATCCTCGGCACTGGCGGAAGCGTCGAAGTGGATCGCCATATAGTCGCCCACGGCGGTCAGCCGCTCGGCCTGCCGGATGACGGCCTCCGGATCCTTGTGGCACAGCAGGATGTAGGCAATTTTCGCCATGCAGGATTCCGAATGTCCTTGTCGCGGCCCGCTTGCATCGGCCTTTTGTCGTGGGTCATTTACCTAGTTAATCGTGAAGACTGATTGAATAAACAGCATTTCTTTGCTTTTCTACGGCAATGCCAAACTGTTGCTTAAAACAGTCAGCGGCAGCAGGAGGCAGAGCGCGCATGGGTTTCCCCGGAATTTGGATGACGGAAAGCGAAAGCTTGGTGTACCGGGTGGTGCCCAAATGCGCTTGTTCGACGATTGGCCAGATCATGTATTATTCGGATCATGGCACGTTCTTTGACGGGGACATTCACGATGCCAATACAGGCATTCACAAATGGGCGTTGGATGCCTCCCAAGGGCCGATTTCCGAAAATGTGACGGCGCATAAATCTTATACCTTCACCTGCGTGCGCAACCCATACACGCGTATCCTATCGTCCTTCTTTGACAAGATTTGCGGCATCCAGCGCAATGGGCGGCGGTATCGCGGCAATCTGGTGCCGCTGCTGGTGCAGAAATACGGGATCGACGTGGGCGGCGATGACGGCAAAGAGGAATTCGACCAGATCGCCAGTTTCCGGCGTTTCTTGCTGTTTGCGCGCGATACCATTCGTTGGCGGCGGCCGATGGACCCGGACATTCACTGGTCTGCGGTGTCGGGGCACGTCAGCACCTTCATCATCAACGGCGGTACCTACGACAATATCTTTTGGACCGAGCAGTTTAACGGTGGCATGCAGAAGGTGCTCGATGCCGTGGAGACGCCGCATCAGGTCGATCTGGCGGCGATCCCGCGCTTTAACGAGAGCGAGGGCCATGGGCCCAAGCGGGCACATCCGGTTGAGGATTACTTTGACGATCTGTCGATGCATTTGATGCGCGAGATCTACAAACGCGACTTCGATCTGTTCAAATATGACTTTGACAACCCCGGCAACAAGCAACCCGTGGGCGAGATTGATTTGGATGAGGTGCACGCCAAACTGGGCGACTGACGTGTAAGAACCCTGACCGCACATCTTGCACCGGGGCGGGGGGCGCTCTACATGCTTTGGCATGTCACAGGTCAAAACCAGCTCCAAATCCGATCCGAACTACAAGGTGATCGCCGAAAACCGCCGCGCGCGGTTTGATTACGCTATCGAAGAAGACATCGAATGCGGCATCATCCTTGAAGGGTCCGAGGTGAAATCCCTGCGCGAAGGTGGGGCGAATATCGCCGAGAGTTACGCCGCCGTGGAAGATGGTGAGCTGTGGTTGGTGAACTCTTACGTGGCACCTTACCGTCAGGCCAAGACCTTTCAGCACGAGGAACGTCGCCGCCGTAAGTTGTTGGTGAGCCGCAAGCAATTGGCGGACCTGTGGAATGCGACGCAGCGCAAGGGCATGACGCTGGTGCCGCTGGTGATGTATTTCAACCATCGCGGCATGGCGAAGATCAAGATCGGTGTGGCCAAGGGTAAGAAGCTGCATGACAAGCGCGAGACGGCGGCCAAGCGCGATTGGTCGCGGCAGAAGCAGCGGTTGTTGAAGGATCACGGCTGATACGTGCGGCAGGCCCGAAATCAAGCCGCAGGCGCCGGGCCATCGCCTGCCCGCCCGTCACGCCAAAGGCGTGCCAGAATATACTAGGCGCACCTTTGTTGCGACCGGGTAGGCGATTTGGTGAGGCTTGGCGCGACCTCGCGGGACGCACATCTCGTCTAATCCATAAAGTGGCATGAACCGACGTCACATCGCCGACCCGCGGGCAGGCGATGGCCCTCTCACCGCCCCCTTCCACTTGCCAGCACCCCCTGCCGGTTATAGTCAAGGGCAACGCCCGCGACGAAGGAGGCCCCGATGGCCGACGATCCCAAGACATTGGTTTCAACCGACTGGTTGGCTCAGCACCTGAAAGACCCGGACCTGCGCATCTTGGATGCGTCATGGTATCTGCCCGACGCCGGGCGTGATCCGAAGGTCGAGTATGACGCCGCTCATATCCCCGGCGCGCGGTTCTTTGACATTGATGACATCTCGGACGCGCGGTCGGACCTGCCGCATATGGCGCCGCCGATTGAAAAATTCATGTCGCGC of Sulfitobacter sp. DSM 110093 contains these proteins:
- a CDS encoding sulfotransferase family protein, whose protein sequence is MGFPGIWMTESESLVYRVVPKCACSTIGQIMYYSDHGTFFDGDIHDANTGIHKWALDASQGPISENVTAHKSYTFTCVRNPYTRILSSFFDKICGIQRNGRRYRGNLVPLLVQKYGIDVGGDDGKEEFDQIASFRRFLLFARDTIRWRRPMDPDIHWSAVSGHVSTFIINGGTYDNIFWTEQFNGGMQKVLDAVETPHQVDLAAIPRFNESEGHGPKRAHPVEDYFDDLSMHLMREIYKRDFDLFKYDFDNPGNKQPVGEIDLDEVHAKLGD
- the smpB gene encoding SsrA-binding protein SmpB, yielding MSQVKTSSKSDPNYKVIAENRRARFDYAIEEDIECGIILEGSEVKSLREGGANIAESYAAVEDGELWLVNSYVAPYRQAKTFQHEERRRRKLLVSRKQLADLWNATQRKGMTLVPLVMYFNHRGMAKIKIGVAKGKKLHDKRETAAKRDWSRQKQRLLKDHG